One part of the Leclercia sp. LSNIH1 genome encodes these proteins:
- a CDS encoding DUF1471 domain-containing protein, with protein MKSIKIFVAVIALATSFGSFAAQSVTASASTIDGAEAKIAAQAEQAGASSYTITQAFSGNRVHMTAELNK; from the coding sequence ATGAAAAGCATCAAAATTTTTGTCGCTGTTATCGCTCTGGCTACTTCTTTCGGTTCTTTCGCTGCCCAGTCCGTCACCGCATCCGCCAGCACCATTGATGGCGCGGAAGCGAAAATTGCCGCTCAGGCTGAGCAGGCAGGCGCTTCCTCTTACACCATTACCCAGGCCTTCTCCGGTAACCGTGTACACATGACCGCTGAACTGAACAAATAA
- a CDS encoding sigma 54-interacting transcriptional regulator: MALSAKEKLFHKILTHYAASPSGFTAQDCADFMPVNRSVLSHYLNRLCDDGQLSKENTRPVRFYVRQNNTETLSSSHLVSKREDVFQTLIGAKGSLAEAVALCRSAVDYPGEGLPVLISGESGVGKSHLAMLIHRYAVERGVVAAEKPFVELNCADYANNPELLSATLFGYTRGAFTGADREKRGAFDEADGGFLFLDEVHRLSAENQEKLFLFMDKGYFYRLGDNRTRHPASLRFIFATTENIETVLLNTFRRRIPVRVTLPNYLSRSLTERVAHVSHFLQQEARSLRRDIHLDNLLMHQLVTSPVRGNIGELKNQIKVMCASAWSDRRDAAVILLRSAQTSGETLVISARQPGDTPDASIVIPKAMHDAVIFREFCHSGNVLLLNRKMEQLLTSVSGIMAPEAIYSGYLWQNTMHAINELEIQTGVPCGQEIRKAVWLCLNYALNTPQQPDAVSELQNISDYVSGKARLLAEECLALLAKHVVNQPLPLLMPLLSCAFHTQAGEDDLIQGIIVSHGRSTASSIAGIANQLTGGYYFKAFDMPNATSTREIIDLLITHLSRLRQGAGLIILVDMGSLKEIYEEIKLHLHGELLVINNVSTAMALDIASRIQEQQSMEAIIEGTKGAYEVEARYYAGMQPGNKIIISCISGEGISRKLKDIVQRYLAQESIDIITMEYDDLKWKITRADPALNGTRLIITTTDLEAGYIPLISVEQLIKEKTQILKRDYFHGLLTDGGLEPMVEEVVKLFTVEGVASRLNFLNPVVIIDEVEAVIKQYEAFYKIHFESYLRINLFMHIALMIERVMVNNGVRQREEAQLTPEQTAFVAVHDTFFQALNRKYNITLPLTEVLMIYEIMEPWIATDALS; this comes from the coding sequence ATGGCTCTGTCAGCGAAAGAAAAGCTATTCCATAAAATTTTAACGCATTATGCTGCCAGCCCTTCTGGTTTCACGGCTCAGGACTGTGCTGACTTTATGCCAGTTAACCGCAGCGTACTTAGCCATTACCTGAACAGGCTTTGCGATGATGGTCAGTTAAGTAAGGAAAATACCCGCCCCGTCCGCTTCTATGTCCGCCAGAACAACACCGAAACGCTATCATCTTCTCATTTAGTGTCGAAAAGAGAGGACGTCTTTCAGACGCTGATTGGCGCAAAAGGAAGTCTGGCAGAGGCGGTGGCACTCTGTCGTTCCGCAGTGGATTACCCAGGCGAAGGTTTGCCGGTACTGATCTCCGGTGAAAGCGGCGTGGGGAAAAGCCATCTGGCGATGCTTATTCACCGCTATGCGGTGGAGCGTGGCGTCGTGGCTGCGGAGAAACCTTTTGTTGAGCTGAACTGCGCCGATTACGCCAACAACCCTGAACTGCTGTCAGCCACCCTTTTTGGCTATACCCGTGGCGCCTTTACGGGGGCCGATCGTGAAAAGCGCGGTGCTTTTGATGAGGCCGATGGCGGTTTTCTGTTTCTGGATGAAGTTCATCGTCTGTCGGCGGAGAATCAGGAGAAACTCTTCCTGTTTATGGACAAAGGCTATTTCTACCGTCTGGGGGATAACCGAACCCGTCACCCTGCCTCGCTGCGCTTTATCTTCGCCACCACGGAAAATATCGAGACGGTATTACTTAACACCTTTCGCCGACGGATCCCGGTCCGCGTGACGCTGCCCAACTATTTATCGCGTTCGCTAACCGAACGCGTTGCTCACGTCAGCCATTTTCTCCAGCAGGAAGCGCGCAGCTTGCGGCGGGACATTCACCTCGACAATTTGCTTATGCACCAGCTGGTGACCTCTCCGGTGCGCGGCAATATTGGCGAACTTAAAAACCAGATCAAAGTCATGTGTGCCAGCGCGTGGAGCGATCGCCGCGATGCGGCGGTCATCTTGCTACGGAGCGCGCAGACCAGCGGTGAAACCCTGGTGATTTCTGCACGCCAGCCTGGCGATACGCCCGATGCCAGCATAGTCATCCCAAAGGCGATGCACGATGCAGTGATCTTCCGTGAGTTCTGCCATAGCGGCAACGTCCTGCTACTGAACCGTAAGATGGAGCAGCTGCTGACCTCAGTGAGTGGCATCATGGCTCCGGAAGCCATTTATAGCGGCTATCTGTGGCAAAACACCATGCACGCGATAAATGAACTCGAGATCCAGACCGGTGTTCCCTGTGGGCAGGAGATCCGTAAAGCGGTCTGGCTCTGTCTGAACTATGCGTTGAATACACCTCAACAACCAGACGCGGTTAGTGAGTTGCAAAACATCTCAGATTACGTCTCCGGCAAAGCCCGGCTGCTGGCGGAAGAGTGCCTCGCGCTGCTGGCAAAGCACGTGGTTAACCAGCCCCTGCCCTTGCTTATGCCGCTGCTGAGCTGCGCGTTTCACACCCAGGCCGGAGAAGATGATCTTATCCAGGGCATCATTGTCTCGCATGGCCGCTCTACCGCCTCCAGCATTGCTGGCATCGCCAACCAGCTGACCGGCGGCTATTACTTCAAAGCCTTCGATATGCCCAATGCGACATCCACCCGGGAAATTATCGATTTACTGATTACGCATCTTTCCCGCCTCAGACAAGGTGCCGGATTAATCATCCTGGTGGATATGGGGTCGCTAAAGGAGATCTACGAAGAGATTAAGCTTCATCTGCACGGCGAGCTGCTGGTGATTAACAATGTCAGCACCGCGATGGCGCTGGATATTGCCTCCAGAATTCAGGAACAGCAGTCGATGGAGGCCATCATCGAAGGCACCAAAGGCGCTTATGAGGTGGAAGCACGCTACTACGCGGGGATGCAGCCCGGCAATAAAATCATTATCTCCTGCATCTCTGGTGAAGGCATCTCACGAAAGTTGAAAGATATCGTTCAGCGTTACCTTGCCCAGGAAAGCATCGACATCATTACGATGGAATATGACGATCTGAAATGGAAAATTACCCGCGCCGACCCTGCCCTGAACGGTACGCGTCTCATCATCACCACCACCGATCTGGAGGCGGGCTATATACCGCTGATTAGCGTCGAGCAGTTGATTAAAGAGAAAACTCAAATCCTGAAACGTGACTACTTCCACGGGCTGCTGACGGACGGCGGCCTGGAGCCGATGGTGGAAGAGGTAGTGAAACTCTTCACCGTAGAAGGCGTTGCCAGCCGCCTGAACTTCCTCAATCCGGTGGTCATCATCGATGAAGTGGAAGCGGTGATTAAACAGTACGAAGCATTCTATAAAATCCATTTCGAGAGCTACCTGCGCATCAATCTCTTTATGCACATTGCGCTGATGATTGAACGGGTAATGGTGAATAACGGCGTGCGCCAGCGCGAAGAGGCGCAACTTACACCCGAGCAGACGGCCTTCGTTGCCGTACATGACACCTTTTTCCAGGCGCTAAATCGCAAATACAACATCACTCTCCCTCTCACTGAAGTGTTGATGATTTACGAAATTATGGAGCCGTGGATTGCCACTGATGCCCTTTCGTAA
- a CDS encoding PTS sugar transporter subunit IIA, with product MREMYVATHGRYAEGIISALNLLIGEDHGVTPVCAYCGEIGSTAELGVRFDAMAREAASRGNELVLFTDMPGGSVNNTAIQMMVRYPHVHVVSGANLIMLMEFCMSEHDETALRLQDAIAAASGAMQYMNVLPEIASARQPQHADSRDGVDDFFTLEDSQ from the coding sequence ATGCGAGAGATGTATGTCGCAACCCATGGCCGCTATGCCGAAGGCATTATTTCGGCCCTGAATTTATTAATTGGCGAGGATCACGGCGTCACGCCCGTTTGTGCTTACTGCGGCGAGATCGGCTCCACAGCAGAGCTGGGCGTTCGCTTTGATGCTATGGCCAGGGAGGCAGCCAGTCGGGGAAATGAGCTGGTGCTGTTTACCGATATGCCTGGTGGAAGCGTCAATAACACGGCCATACAGATGATGGTCAGATACCCCCACGTGCATGTTGTCAGCGGGGCAAACCTGATCATGCTGATGGAATTCTGTATGTCCGAACATGACGAAACGGCTCTGCGCCTTCAGGACGCGATAGCGGCGGCCAGCGGGGCAATGCAATACATGAACGTCTTACCTGAGATTGCGTCGGCTCGTCAGCCACAACATGCTGATAGCCGGGATGGCGTCGACGATTTCTTTACCCTGGAGGATAGCCAGTGA
- a CDS encoding glycoside hydrolase family 88 protein codes for MKIALETLDARYSLPHAGLDARWLQEAIAKVIRQIDAMLPRFTTTFPAASATEGRYPAVEKVDWTEGFWTGMLWLAWEVTGDNKYRAVAESLLDSFEERLDSRIKVDTHDLGFLYLLSCVNAWKLTGNTRARSLALRAAELLYQRFNATAGVIQAWGDLSDPARQGRMIIDCNLNVPLLFWAADETGNQTWREAATRHLAQAARYLVRDDASTFHTFYMDIHSGKPLRGDTHQGFSDSSCWARGQAWGIYGFALSFTHTGDATQPELSRRLAHYFLNRLPEDYVCYWDLIFTPEDKAWRDTSAAAIAVCGLAELLKQLPLTDPLRPAYGNAIALIMQNLHQHYFADPQDGLLREGVYNFGRNMGINEPNLWGDYFYFEALVRLSRVWTPYFC; via the coding sequence GTGAAGATCGCCCTCGAAACCCTGGATGCTCGCTATAGCCTGCCGCACGCCGGGCTGGATGCCCGCTGGTTGCAGGAGGCTATCGCAAAAGTCATTCGCCAGATCGACGCCATGCTGCCACGATTTACCACCACCTTCCCGGCAGCCAGCGCCACCGAAGGCCGCTATCCGGCGGTCGAAAAGGTCGACTGGACAGAAGGGTTCTGGACCGGAATGCTGTGGCTGGCCTGGGAAGTGACCGGCGATAACAAATATCGTGCGGTGGCAGAAAGCCTCCTCGACAGCTTTGAGGAGCGCCTCGATAGCAGAATCAAGGTCGATACCCACGACCTGGGTTTCCTTTACTTGCTCTCCTGCGTAAATGCCTGGAAGCTCACCGGCAATACCCGCGCCCGCAGCCTGGCATTACGCGCCGCAGAGTTGCTGTATCAGCGCTTTAACGCCACGGCAGGCGTGATTCAGGCATGGGGCGATCTGAGCGACCCCGCGCGTCAGGGGCGAATGATTATTGACTGCAACCTCAACGTTCCCCTGCTGTTCTGGGCTGCCGATGAGACGGGCAACCAGACCTGGCGTGAAGCAGCTACCCGGCATCTGGCGCAGGCGGCACGCTACCTGGTGCGTGATGACGCGTCAACATTTCACACTTTTTATATGGATATCCACAGCGGCAAACCGCTGCGCGGGGATACCCATCAGGGCTTTAGCGACAGCTCATGCTGGGCCCGCGGCCAGGCGTGGGGCATTTACGGTTTTGCTCTGAGCTTCACCCACACGGGAGACGCCACCCAGCCTGAGCTTTCTCGCCGTCTGGCCCACTATTTCCTTAACCGCTTGCCCGAAGATTATGTCTGCTACTGGGATCTTATCTTCACGCCCGAGGATAAAGCCTGGCGCGATACCTCAGCGGCAGCGATTGCCGTTTGCGGGCTGGCAGAGCTGCTTAAACAGCTGCCGCTGACTGACCCACTACGCCCTGCTTATGGCAATGCCATCGCACTGATTATGCAAAATTTGCATCAACACTACTTCGCGGATCCGCAAGACGGCCTGCTTCGCGAAGGCGTTTATAACTTTGGCCGCAACATGGGGATTAACGAACCCAATTTGTGGGGCGACTACTTCTATTTTGAAGCCCTGGTTCGCCTTTCCCGCGTCTGGACACCCTACTTCTGCTAA
- a CDS encoding PTS system mannose/fructose/N-acetylgalactosamine-transporter subunit IIB: MISLVRIDDRLIHGQVAVVWTKHLGVNRILVANDQIVNNDVQKMSLRMAAPDTAKCAIMAVKDAGDVLNDPRSESMKIMVIVNNAVDACRLVEQVPGIKTLNVANFGRITDNLAAKTRISDTVYVTPEDVADLQAIAARHVAVEYQVLPSHPVKNLIEMLASAVN, translated from the coding sequence ATGATTTCTTTAGTTCGTATTGATGATCGTTTGATTCACGGCCAGGTCGCCGTGGTCTGGACCAAACATCTGGGCGTGAACCGCATTCTCGTCGCTAACGACCAGATCGTGAATAACGACGTGCAGAAAATGTCGCTACGCATGGCGGCACCCGACACGGCTAAATGCGCCATTATGGCGGTCAAAGACGCTGGCGATGTGCTGAATGACCCGCGTTCAGAAAGCATGAAAATAATGGTGATTGTGAATAACGCAGTGGATGCGTGTCGTCTGGTAGAGCAGGTTCCGGGCATTAAAACCCTGAACGTCGCCAACTTTGGGCGCATTACCGACAATCTTGCGGCAAAAACCCGTATCAGCGATACCGTCTATGTCACACCGGAAGATGTGGCAGACCTCCAGGCCATCGCCGCACGCCATGTCGCCGTTGAATATCAGGTTCTGCCCTCTCATCCGGTGAAAAACCTGATTGAGATGCTGGCAAGCGCCGTCAATTAA
- a CDS encoding PTS mannose/fructose/sorbose/N-acetylgalactosamine transporter subunit IIC — translation MLTSAFLVALIMFLVKTADHTLGQPLIERPLVCGALVGLVLGDLEQGIIIGATLELIFLGTITIGGSVPADLAVGSVLATAFTILTHAEPPIAVALALPISLLAVFVYQVLKLVYTGLVEKYDALLDQGRDRAALALTLGMTLFYGVPFALIAFFGVLFGTDVIRSLVESIPGTVMRGMTAVGGILPALGFAILLKALWNRNIAAFFFIGFAMAAYLKLPIMGIAIIAASVAVYLCFNEFNQLKANKQAGAAAPASVDDKDGFFND, via the coding sequence ATGTTAACGTCCGCATTTCTTGTCGCGTTGATTATGTTCCTGGTGAAAACCGCTGACCATACGCTGGGCCAGCCTCTTATTGAGCGTCCTCTTGTCTGTGGCGCGCTGGTCGGTCTGGTGCTGGGCGACCTTGAACAGGGCATTATTATCGGGGCCACGCTGGAGCTGATTTTCCTCGGCACCATCACCATCGGAGGCTCCGTTCCGGCCGATCTGGCGGTGGGCTCCGTACTGGCGACGGCCTTTACCATCCTGACCCACGCCGAACCCCCGATCGCCGTGGCGCTGGCATTACCTATCAGTCTGCTGGCGGTCTTCGTTTATCAGGTGCTGAAGCTGGTCTACACCGGTCTGGTCGAAAAATATGACGCCCTTCTCGATCAAGGTCGGGACCGTGCCGCCCTGGCTCTAACGCTGGGCATGACGTTGTTCTACGGCGTTCCCTTCGCCCTGATTGCCTTCTTTGGCGTGCTGTTTGGCACCGATGTCATCCGTAGCCTGGTCGAAAGCATTCCTGGCACCGTAATGCGCGGTATGACGGCCGTCGGCGGCATTTTGCCTGCACTGGGCTTTGCCATTTTGTTGAAAGCGCTGTGGAATCGAAATATTGCCGCCTTCTTCTTTATTGGTTTCGCCATGGCGGCCTATTTAAAACTGCCGATTATGGGCATCGCGATTATTGCCGCCTCGGTCGCGGTCTATCTCTGCTTCAACGAGTTCAACCAGCTGAAAGCTAACAAACAGGCAGGGGCAGCCGCGCCAGCTTCTGTTGATGATAAGGATGGGTTCTTCAATGACTGA
- a CDS encoding PTS system mannose/fructose/sorbose family transporter subunit IID, with the protein MTDIQMKDVTLSREDRGEKRLFRQLFIRQFPLLGTMNFTRMEGLSYGWALAPMLKKIYANDPHRYLEALKRNSQFFNTNQHFAPFIMGLTLSMEKENATNPNFDTSSINGIKVALMGPFAGVGDSFFYGVLRIIATGIAIGLASQGNPLGPLLFLLIYNIPSYLLRYYGGVMGYRLGSKYIAEATQSGLLSCITKASSIMGLMMVGAMSASMVKFTTTFQTTIAGQPFVLQDILDKICVGLIPLVLVLGCLKLLNKKVSPNKVLLLLIALGFAAAGIGIV; encoded by the coding sequence ATGACTGATATCCAGATGAAAGACGTTACGCTAAGTCGCGAAGACAGAGGCGAAAAAAGATTATTCCGTCAGCTTTTTATTCGTCAGTTCCCGCTGCTGGGCACCATGAACTTCACCCGTATGGAGGGTCTGAGCTACGGGTGGGCGCTGGCACCGATGTTAAAAAAAATCTATGCCAACGATCCGCATCGCTATCTTGAAGCGCTTAAACGCAACAGTCAGTTTTTCAATACCAACCAGCATTTCGCGCCCTTTATTATGGGCCTGACGCTGTCGATGGAAAAAGAGAACGCGACCAACCCGAACTTCGATACCTCCAGTATTAACGGGATTAAAGTTGCGCTGATGGGGCCGTTTGCTGGCGTCGGTGATTCGTTTTTCTATGGCGTACTGCGTATTATCGCCACCGGTATCGCCATAGGTCTGGCATCGCAGGGTAACCCATTGGGCCCTCTGTTATTCCTGCTGATTTATAATATCCCCAGTTATCTTCTGCGTTATTATGGTGGTGTGATGGGTTATCGCCTCGGCTCAAAATATATTGCCGAAGCCACGCAGTCTGGATTATTAAGCTGCATTACCAAAGCGTCGTCGATAATGGGTTTAATGATGGTGGGCGCCATGAGCGCCAGTATGGTGAAGTTCACCACCACTTTCCAGACCACTATTGCCGGGCAGCCTTTTGTATTACAGGATATTCTCGATAAAATTTGCGTGGGTTTAATACCACTGGTACTGGTATTAGGATGTCTTAAGCTCCTCAATAAAAAAGTCAGCCCAAATAAAGTGCTGCTGCTGTTAATTGCCCTTGGCTTTGCGGCTGCGGGTATTGGAATAGTCTAA
- a CDS encoding NAD(P)-dependent oxidoreductase gives MALIGAGAISQALQRLLQPFYLDVLVVPSRPERRTLTLEEAFSRAWVVSNHLPARPDNQGILNGELFYRMREGAVFINTGRGLQVNEPELIEVLLARPDLTAILDVTKPEPPVAGSLLYTLPNVQLTSHIAGSLNNETRRLVNYILDQFQQWLKAPECFNSGTK, from the coding sequence GTGGCGCTGATTGGCGCAGGGGCCATTTCGCAAGCGTTACAGCGCCTGCTGCAACCCTTTTATCTTGATGTTCTTGTTGTACCTTCACGGCCAGAAAGAAGAACATTGACGCTCGAAGAGGCCTTCTCACGCGCCTGGGTCGTCAGTAATCATCTTCCTGCCCGGCCAGATAACCAGGGTATTCTTAACGGCGAACTTTTTTATCGAATGCGAGAGGGTGCCGTATTTATCAACACTGGGCGCGGTTTGCAGGTCAACGAACCCGAGCTTATTGAGGTGTTACTCGCGCGTCCTGACCTGACGGCAATACTGGACGTCACTAAACCAGAACCGCCCGTCGCAGGTTCGCTTCTTTATACGCTACCGAATGTACAACTTACCAGCCACATTGCAGGTTCGTTGAATAATGAAACGCGTCGCCTGGTCAATTATATTCTTGACCAGTTTCAACAGTGGCTAAAAGCCCCTGAGTGCTTTAATTCAGGCACGAAATAA
- a CDS encoding oligogalacturonate-specific porin KdgM family protein: MKKLHALLLGFPLACFSLNTLAAATWIDNRYAHTTASEKNQYKIGLGHIFDNGAGVLASAMYDLGQDFDQMKSTFQEFEGWYPVPLDEKWSVTPGGLTDIDSNGTKLAPYISLDYKFSKQLSFSSRYRYNHMTHKERDYNGEMDYNDSHQFDLFMNYQATEKLWLQLNPEFFVNTSDFNAANGRKTHWEPSIVARYRVDKHWLPYAEIAWLDQDQNHDDQVRFRLGIRYYLD; encoded by the coding sequence ATGAAAAAATTACATGCATTACTGCTCGGATTTCCGCTTGCCTGTTTTTCACTGAACACGCTGGCCGCCGCCACCTGGATTGATAATCGTTATGCCCATACAACCGCTTCTGAAAAGAATCAATATAAAATCGGCCTTGGGCATATATTTGATAATGGTGCAGGGGTATTAGCCTCCGCGATGTACGATTTAGGTCAGGATTTCGACCAAATGAAGAGCACCTTTCAGGAGTTTGAAGGCTGGTATCCTGTTCCTTTAGATGAAAAATGGTCCGTAACACCAGGCGGCTTGACGGATATTGATTCAAACGGAACCAAGCTGGCGCCCTATATCAGTCTGGATTATAAATTCAGTAAACAGTTAAGTTTTAGCAGTCGTTATCGTTATAACCATATGACCCATAAAGAGCGAGATTATAACGGTGAGATGGATTATAACGACAGCCACCAGTTCGATTTATTTATGAACTATCAGGCAACAGAAAAATTATGGTTACAACTCAACCCTGAGTTTTTTGTTAATACCAGTGATTTTAATGCAGCCAACGGCAGAAAAACCCACTGGGAGCCGAGTATCGTTGCCCGCTACCGCGTAGATAAACACTGGCTACCTTACGCAGAAATTGCCTGGCTGGATCAGGACCAAAATCATGACGATCAGGTTCGCTTCCGACTTGGTATTCGTTACTACCTGGACTAA
- a CDS encoding glycoside hydrolase family 43 protein: MPLLYQNPIIHADFADPDVIRQGDDFWMVASSFHLLPGLPLLHSRDLVHWKIVNHIVKTLPSPEYDTPQPGKGVWAPAIRFHNGRYWVFYSLPDEGIYVSHADDPLGEWSEPYCLKAEPGWIDPCPFWDDDGRAWLIHAFAFSRSGVKNKLQLFEMSPDATRLLDNGRIIFDGTPTHPTLEGPKLYKRHGEYWIFAPAGGVKRGWQTVLRATTLNGPWQSRDVLHQGNTAVNGPHQGAWIELENGENWFFHFQDKGVYGRIIHLQPLRWMSDGWPHIGESLHGTHKGQPVSVHPLPQLPLSPCAPQTSDDFANGKPGLQWQWQGNPQKEWLTEGETGLHLTCSPAENKHAIYHLPQLLLQNFPAERFTVRTPLSLAFRHAKEEGGLVVYGQRFAALRAVQGNTGAQLCLDHGWIDDRGELNLTSLPVVDLFDEKQVVLGLRVDYDGIVHFGYQLPGEEWHNIAPQFSAGAGKWIGARMGIYARGQNSDHPGYVRFSRFTVATH; the protein is encoded by the coding sequence ATGCCCCTGCTCTACCAAAACCCGATTATCCATGCTGACTTTGCCGATCCTGATGTCATTCGACAGGGTGACGACTTCTGGATGGTGGCGTCCAGTTTTCATCTGTTACCCGGTTTACCGCTGCTCCATTCCCGCGATCTCGTTCACTGGAAAATCGTCAACCACATCGTAAAAACCCTCCCATCACCTGAATACGATACTCCCCAGCCGGGCAAAGGTGTCTGGGCCCCGGCGATCCGTTTCCATAATGGCCGCTATTGGGTGTTTTACAGTTTACCGGATGAAGGGATTTACGTTTCTCATGCCGATGATCCGCTGGGTGAGTGGAGTGAACCCTACTGCCTTAAAGCGGAACCTGGCTGGATAGATCCCTGTCCGTTCTGGGACGATGATGGCCGCGCGTGGCTGATTCACGCTTTTGCTTTTAGCCGCAGCGGCGTGAAAAACAAGCTGCAGCTTTTCGAAATGTCACCCGATGCCACCCGACTACTCGACAATGGCCGCATTATTTTTGATGGCACGCCTACGCATCCTACTTTAGAAGGGCCGAAACTGTATAAACGTCACGGTGAATACTGGATTTTTGCCCCGGCGGGGGGAGTTAAACGCGGCTGGCAAACGGTACTCCGTGCTACCACCCTGAACGGGCCGTGGCAAAGTAGGGATGTGCTGCACCAGGGGAACACTGCCGTCAATGGCCCACATCAGGGAGCCTGGATAGAACTGGAAAATGGCGAAAACTGGTTTTTCCACTTTCAGGATAAAGGCGTTTATGGGCGCATTATTCATCTTCAGCCGCTGCGCTGGATGAGCGACGGCTGGCCACACATTGGGGAATCTCTTCATGGCACGCATAAAGGACAGCCCGTTTCGGTTCATCCGCTGCCGCAACTTCCCCTGTCGCCCTGTGCGCCACAAACCAGTGATGACTTTGCCAACGGGAAACCCGGGTTACAGTGGCAATGGCAGGGGAATCCGCAAAAAGAATGGTTAACCGAGGGGGAGACAGGCCTGCATTTAACCTGTTCACCGGCAGAAAACAAACATGCTATTTATCATCTGCCCCAGCTTTTATTACAGAACTTCCCGGCCGAACGCTTTACGGTTCGTACTCCTCTTTCACTTGCGTTTCGTCATGCTAAAGAGGAGGGCGGGCTGGTGGTGTATGGTCAGCGCTTTGCTGCCTTGCGCGCCGTTCAGGGCAATACGGGGGCACAACTCTGTCTGGATCACGGCTGGATAGACGATCGAGGCGAGCTGAATCTGACGTCGCTACCTGTTGTCGATCTGTTTGATGAAAAGCAGGTGGTGCTCGGTTTGCGGGTAGATTACGACGGCATCGTCCATTTTGGTTATCAACTTCCCGGCGAGGAATGGCATAACATTGCCCCGCAGTTTTCAGCAGGAGCTGGAAAATGGATTGGTGCCAGGATGGGGATTTACGCCCGCGGTCAGAATAGCGATCACCCTGGCTATGTGCGCTTTTCCCGCTTTACGGTCGCTACGCATTGA
- a CDS encoding DUF1471 domain-containing protein: MKSIKTFVAVIALATSFGSFAAQSVTASASTIDGAEAKIAAQAEQAGASSYTITQAFSGNRVHMTAELNK; encoded by the coding sequence ATGAAAAGCATCAAAACTTTTGTCGCTGTTATCGCTCTGGCTACTTCTTTCGGTTCTTTCGCTGCCCAGTCCGTCACCGCATCCGCCAGCACCATTGATGGCGCGGAAGCGAAAATTGCCGCTCAGGCTGAGCAGGCAGGCGCCTCCTCTTACACCATTACTCAGGCCTTCTCCGGCAACCGTGTCCACATGACTGCTGAACTGAACAAATAA
- the fdhD gene encoding formate dehydrogenase accessory sulfurtransferase FdhD encodes MPAGVAERRVHRPPQISLPTPDFLAEEVPVALVYNGISHVVMMASPKDLALFAIGFSLSEGIIEHPREIYGMEVISVCNGLEVQIELSSRRFMALKERRRALAGRTGCGVCGVEQLNDIGKPITPLPFSQTFTLANLDIALQNLNSVQPVGNLSGCTHAAAWVLPSGEIAGGHEDVGRHVALDKLLGRRAGESVAWQQGAALVSSRASYEMVQKAAMCGVEILFAVSAATTLAVEVAERCNLTLVGFCKPGRATVYTHPQRLIVDQ; translated from the coding sequence CTGCCTGCCGGTGTGGCAGAACGCCGGGTACACAGACCCCCTCAGATTAGCCTCCCGACTCCCGATTTTCTGGCGGAAGAGGTGCCCGTCGCGCTGGTTTATAACGGTATCTCCCATGTGGTGATGATGGCCTCCCCCAAAGATCTGGCGCTGTTTGCCATCGGCTTTTCGCTGTCTGAAGGCATCATTGAGCACCCGCGTGAGATCTACGGCATGGAGGTGATATCTGTGTGCAATGGTCTCGAAGTGCAGATTGAACTCTCCAGCCGACGCTTTATGGCTCTTAAAGAGCGCCGTCGCGCGCTGGCCGGGCGCACCGGCTGCGGCGTATGCGGCGTGGAGCAGCTGAACGACATCGGTAAGCCCATCACGCCGCTGCCCTTCAGCCAGACTTTCACCCTGGCGAACCTCGATATCGCGCTGCAAAATCTCAACTCGGTACAGCCGGTGGGCAATCTGAGTGGATGTACGCACGCCGCCGCCTGGGTTCTGCCGTCGGGTGAGATTGCTGGCGGGCATGAAGATGTCGGACGCCATGTGGCGCTGGATAAACTGCTGGGCCGCCGGGCGGGAGAAAGCGTCGCCTGGCAGCAGGGGGCCGCGCTGGTCTCCAGCCGGGCCAGCTACGAGATGGTGCAAAAAGCGGCGATGTGCGGCGTAGAGATCCTCTTTGCGGTATCCGCAGCCACCACGCTGGCGGTTGAGGTGGCAGAGCGTTGCAACCTGACGCTGGTGGGATTCTGCAAGCCGGGAAGAGCCACGGTCTATACCCATCCGCAGCGGTTGATTGTTGATCAGTAA